Genomic DNA from Streptomyces sp. GS7:
GACATCCGGGCGTAGCGGCCGGTCCACCAGGCAGTGGTCGCAAGCGCGTAGACCAGGTAGAGCTGGGCGGCGATGAAGAACACCGCGACCTGTGGGGTGTGAAGATCGGCAGTGCCATAGGGACGACCACGCACTCCGGCTGATGTGGCGAGAGTCGCCAGCGTGATGACGATCACCGTCATCGCCAGCGGCACCGCTTCAAGGCGGGCTCGCCGACTTGCTCGTTGACGATCGGTCGCGGAGTGAAGGTAGAAGGCGAGCAGCCAGTAGACGGCGCCGAGGAGCAGCACGTTCGACGCCAGGCTGGCTGCGCCGGTGCCCGCTAGGGCGTTGAGGGCATGGTTCTCAGCCTGCAGCCCGGTGGAGAACGAGCCAGCCGTGCAAAGGAGGCAGAAGGTGACCGCGCGCAGGGCGCGGTCCTGGGGAGCCTGGAAGAGTTGGTAGACCTTCCAGAGCACAGCGAGGAGAAGGAGCACGGCGGTCAGGTACATCGCGGAGTTCACAGCCACCCCCGCCGGTCGCCGAGGGCCGTCTGAACGCGGTGCACCGACGGATCGCTTGCCTGACGGGGAGTCACGCGGTCCAGGACGGATGCCCACTCCAGGATGATCGTGGCTACCAGTTCTGCCTGGCGCTCGTGCGCCTCGTCGTACGAGGTACGCCGCAGTGCGCGGGTGACCATGCCCGGCGAGAGCTCGGGCATGGCTGTCTGCAGGAATTCGTCGCCGGTGTCGACACCCTGGTGATCAGCCAGGATGTGGCCGACCTCGTGCAGGATTATGTGGTCCTGGTGGGTCTTGCTCGTCTCCTGTTGGTACAGGATGTAGTCGGCTGAATCCGTTGCGATCCATACCCCGAAGGGGCCAGGCATCGGAAGTGGATGGGCTACCAGTCGGATGGGGCGTCCTCGACGCTCTCCAAGCTGCTGGCAGAGTACTTCCACTCGCAGTGGTGGCCGCACGTCCAAGGCCCGCAGTTCCCGCTTACAGCGGCGTCGAAGCTCTCGCTCCTTCAAGATCTCTCCTGCACAGATGCGGCACGATCCTCCCCCTTCCCTGCCTGCCAATGGTTAATTTCGGTATTGATCAATCGTTCGTGGGGTGGCGCCGCTCTGCCTGCTCCAGCTGGTAGACCACATCCAGGAGATCCATCACCTGTCTGCGACGTTCCGGCGAGAGCTCGCCGGCACGCATCGCCATCAGCTTCACATCGCCAGTGCCGATGGCTTCGCTCACGCGGACCTGCTGCGCCTGCAGCGCCTCCAGCTTCCCCTCGACTTTGCTGGCCACCCCATCGTCGACGAAGTAGGCAACGGGAACGCCGAAGAAGTCAGCCAGCGCCTGCAGGTGACTGATCGTCGGGTTGTCCTTTTTGCCCTTGCGTAGCTGCCAGATATAGCTCTGGGAGATGGTGGTGACACCGCTCTTCCCGATGGCGGCGGCTACATGCTCGTTGCTGTACTCCTGCCCGCCGGGCAGCCTGATGGTGTCGAACAGATGGTTGATCTTCTCCGCCAGGTTGCGGGGCCTCTGCTCGCTCAAGCGTCCTCCTTTCTGGTTGATGGACCCGGCCACTCTACATGAGTGAAAGCACCCCGCGGCGCGGCATTCACGACAGTGGACGTGGTGCTACGCTGCCTCGCGGACTTCCACTGGCGTGAGAAGCCGTCGCGGCAAACTCATTCACGTCAGTGGATAGTGCTGGTGCCCGTGGGGCTGACAGGACCCTGGCATCAGTACGTCCCTGTCGGACTGCAAGGGGCCGCAGCAACTGGGTCCGACTGCCAGAAGGCGGGATCCAGTCAGGAGAGAAATGCCTGGTGGGACGGGGTGGAGCACCGCTGGACTGATGCCGCCGCGTGCTCATATGGTGCTGCTCCCGCAGAGGGCGGGAGCCAACCGGTGAAGGGGGACTCATGACGTACAAGCCGCCGTGACCGCCGAACCGGGGCGGAAATGAGACCGGCGCCCTGGAGCTACCAACTCCTGGACGCCGGACCAGCACCCCGAAGGGCACCGATTCACATCTCG
This window encodes:
- a CDS encoding helix-turn-helix domain-containing protein, which codes for MSEQRPRNLAEKINHLFDTIRLPGGQEYSNEHVAAAIGKSGVTTISQSYIWQLRKGKKDNPTISHLQALADFFGVPVAYFVDDGVASKVEGKLEALQAQQVRVSEAIGTGDVKLMAMRAGELSPERRRQVMDLLDVVYQLEQAERRHPTND